A segment of the Capra hircus breed San Clemente chromosome 19, ASM170441v1, whole genome shotgun sequence genome:
TAGAATCAGCCCATTTTCCTGccgagaaaactgaggccagtgGACTCCTCTGAGATCAAAGGTCTTCtccaaatccaggtctccttccACCCCGTCAGTTAACTGGCGTCACTGGGCTTGGGTTTAGGGAGGCCAGGACTGATAAAGCAGCTCTGGGGGAAGGGGACGGCGAGGACTAGGGGTTTCAGACTATCTGATGGGGGCGAAGTCCCAGGCAAATACCTGCGCGGCCCAAAGATGGCCCAGCCAGTGACAGGCTGCTGAGCCCAACTGGGTGAGAGCCATGAGGGTTCTCTACATCCAGCAACTCCTTCCCTACCTTCCCAACATCCTGCACCCCTCCACTCCTTAAAATGATGCTTAACTGCCAACAGTACAGCCCACGCCCACCAGAAGCCTCTGAGGGTCTCCATGCCCAGCCCAAGTGAGGGTGCCACTGGCCTACAGCTCAAGCTCATCTCATGCagctccctgacttcaaactCACCTTCCCACCTTTGGTTCAAACAGAAGGGCTGCTCCCTGCATTTTTCCATCAGCAGTACCATCACTGAGTGCTCACCCGGAGCCCCTCTGCTAAGCCCCCCACACACCAATCTCATCTACCCTTCATACCACCCTATGAGGCAAGATCTGttatccccatttaacagatgcGGGAAGTGACGCCCAGAGAGGTTGAGAGACGTGCCTGGGAGCACCCAGCAGTGGCCCAGCTAGATGTGAACCCTGGCTGGCCTCATTCGGCCCCCATGGTGTTTAAACCCTACACAGCTGAATTTCTTGTGGaattcccctccctgccccactgcTCCTGCCAACCCTCTTCTAAGGAAATTCCCCCGTTTCTCCAATCTGTGGACAAACCGGCTTGCGAAATGAACCTGGATGCAGAAGTTTGTGCCTGTAAAGCCATGGGCCTCCCATGGCCCTCTCCCTGAACCAGCCCACCCTCCCCGAGTCCCCATCCCTGTCCCTTCTCCATTTCATTTCAGAGCatcatgttttattcttttccttccatcttcccaCAACCCCTGCAGATGCTGCTGAGCAGACTCAGGTCAAGAGAGGCCTGGACCAAGTATATTTCTCAGAGCTCTCGGTGTACTAGAAACACCAATGATCATTTCAAAATAACTCCAGGCACCACCTAAGTCCCCAAACAGAAGGCAGGGACGCTGTCCCAGCCTGCCCTGGGTGGCGACCCTCACAGTCCAGGCCATACCTAAGGGGAGGCAGCCTGGAGGGACCAGAAGCTGGAGACCAGGAGGATGCCCTCAAGGAAAGGGGTGAAATCCGgggggcatggggagggagggtgcTGCAGTCTTGAAGCAGAAACACAGGCTGGGGAGTGAGCATCAGCCATTCATGTAACCGCCTACCAGGCCTCCTGCAGGGGCTGTAGGGGCACAGAGTGGCCGTGGAGAGGAGCCAGTCCAGGACTGGGAGCTGGCGTTGGGGCTGAGGGGCAAGTTAGGGGATCTGGGGAAGCAGCAATTAGACAAGACACCCAACAGCCTTGATGAGTTGCGTCCTGGCAAAAGCCTAGGAGGAAATGAGTCCAGAGAATTCTTTTGATCCCATGGCTGCCAGGAGCCCAAGGGTAGATGgtggagggggaggcaggagcAGCCTCTGTTTTGGGTTTCGGGGGGGTGTTTTCTGAACCCCAAATCGGGGCACATGCTGGTCTGATGAACTCCAGGACAGGTACAAGGCCTGTCCTGAGCACAGTGCTCCTGGAGGGGACTGAAGTTGCTCCTTGTTTTGTTCTTTAGAaaactgggggacttccctggtggtccagtggttaagaatctgcctgccaatgcagggaacatgggttcgattcccggtccgggaagattccatctGCCGAGGAGTAACTAAGCCTGCGAGCcggaactactgaagcctgcaactACCCTAAAGCCCAGGCTCCTcgacaagagaagacactgcaacaagaagcccacacaccgcagctagagagtagcccacacgcagcaacgaagacccagtgcagccccaaaacacaaataaattaaaaataagtaaaaatgaaattaggGCAAAATACAATGTCAAACTTACCATTTCAACCAAGTGTACAATTCAGCATATTAAATACACTCATGATGATGTACAACCATTGTCACTATCaagctccagaactttttcatagCTCTGACGAAACCCCAGACCCCCAACTCTCCTTCCCGCCAGCTACCACCACCCGCTTTCTGTCTTGatgatttgcctgttctggatatttcataaaaGTGGAGTCGCGCaggatttgtccttttgtgtctggctgctTTCCCTTGCTTAATGTTCTCAAGGTCTGTCTACATCATAGCGcgatcagaacttcattcctttgtaGGGCAGAATGATGCCCCATCTTACAAGGGGGCCACGCTTTCTCTAGCCATCCATCAGCTGATGTACATCCATCAGCTTTGCATGTACTCCAAGTCATTGTGAAGAGTGCTGCTGCAAACATCCAAGTACAATTTTTTTGTTTGAACAGctgttttcccttctttggggTATACTCCCAgagaggaattgctgggtcacgtgATAAATTTCTGTTTCTAACCTACCATGGAACCACCAAGTGTCTTCTACAGCGgctgtaagtgaagtgaagtcgctcagtcgtgtccgactctttgcaaccttatgggctgcagcctaccaggctcctccgtccatgggattttccaggcaagagtactggagtggggtgccatttccttctccaggggatcttcccgacccaggaatcgaacccaggtctccccacattgtaggcagatgctttactgtctgagctaccactatttacaatatccttGCCAGCAACGTATGCGAAtcctaatttctccacatccatgCCAAaatctgggttttcttttttcccccatttttaaataattttttattttttaattttttttggctgctctgcacAGATCTTGATCCTCAGTCAAGGACTGAAACTgcaccccttgcagtggaagcgtggagtttcaaccactggaccgccaggcaaATCCCCCAAACCTGCTATtatctgttttgttatttttataatagctACGCCCGGTGGGTGTCTTAGTCTTCAGTTTTATTAAAGCCCCAGGACTCTACCTGAGGTACAGTCTAACTGAACATCAGTagctggggcggggagggggggctggagagggtatggagagatTTCTATTATCACAGCCCTGCTGTACCAAGTATCTGGATACTCAGTGCAGAGAGGTAAACCCAGTCTAGACACTGCTCCACTCTCATAAGAACTACACAAGCCGACTGTCCCTTCTCTAACAGCCCCTGACTGATATACCTGTCCTCTCTCTGCAATGGGAGCCCAGGGAGGGGCAGCTGGCAGCTTCCCCCACTGGCCCTGACACTTCACCAGCTGGGGATCTGCTCACCAGTCAGTTGTCCCTGTTCCCTAAAGTGTTTCTGACAGTTAATTTGTCATTGTAATTAGTTTGTAATCTAATTAAATGTTATATGAATGGATGAAACAGAAATGCACAAACAAGCAGGGGTGTTATTTCTTACAAAAACGTGGTTGATGCTCTGAAAGACACAATCCGAATCATACAGAATATTGGACGCCTGTCAAGTCCGGTGTGGGTGAGACATGTCACCAACTGGGTGGGAGGGGACTGTCAAAGAGTCTACAAGGTTCCACTCATTGACCTCTTGGCAAAGGTCCCTGACGCTCACCCTCCACTTCAAAGCATCCAAAGCTGGGTGTGGGGGATTTGCCGTCTCACTGATGTGGAGCTCACAAGCTGCGTGCACAccaagtcgcttcattcgtgtccgactctttgcgaccccatgggctgcagcccgccaggctcctctgtccaggggattctccaggcaagaacacggagtgggttaccatcctctcctccagggaatgaagaaagaaaggcttgggaattccctggtggtccagtggttaggactcagcacttgcACCGTCacgggtatgggttcaatccttggtcacgGAACTAATATCTCAGAAGCCATaaggcatgaccaaaaaaaaaaaaaaaacccagaaaagaaaagaagatctGAGTTGTGATCATGACATGTTAAGGATGGGCCTCTGGTCTCCTGGATGTGGTGGTGGCACTGTCCTTGAAGGTAGGGCCTGAAGGTCGAGAATGGGCAGTGGGGAAGGCCTTTGGGCACAGATTAGAGCTGCAGTCAAGCAGTCAAGAGAGCCAGGCTGACCCCGGGCAGTTCCCAGGACAGGGCAACACCTAAGTGACGTGTGTCTAGAGTGAGAGCTGGATCTGGGGGCTGGGATTAGGGCCCATGGGATgggcttttctgagcctcagtgtgcTCATCCACGAACTGGATGTATTTGGGTGAGGTTCagccaaactgtggtgctggagaagactctggggagtcccttggacagcaaggagatcaaaccagtcaatcttaaaggaaatcaaccctgaataattcattggaagggctgatgataaagctgaagctccaatactttggccacctgatgcaaagagccaactcattggaaaagacccttgatgctggggaagattgagggcaggaggagaagggggcgacagaggatgagatggttagatggcctcactgactccatggacatgagtttgagcaaactccaggagatagtgaaggacagggaaggctggtacactgcagtccccggggttgcaaagagtcacacaccacttaccaactggacaacaacaaagcTGCTGTAACAGACTCACAAGAGGCCTGTGGCTTAAGGAAGATAATGTATGTTAACAGTCCACAATGAGTATCCCATACTCCATGCAAGCATCCGGGGACCTGGTTCCTTCACTCGTTTCTCCCCATCTCTTAGGACATCGCCCCCCCCTCTCCACAGACAATGGCTTGTCCATGAGTGActtgtgagaaaaagaaagagatggaCAAGGAGTCCCATGGTCTCTGCCCAGGTTCCTGAGGGACTCACTTCATTTCTGCTCATTTCCAATGGTGAGAAATGGCCACGTGGCCTTTCCTAAATCCTGGTTAGTCTGGGAACGAAGTTCTGGTCACGTGCCTGTGCAAAGGGGCATCATTTGAAAGAGGGCTCACACCTTGCGCTGGATGGGGGTAGCAGTATCCCATTGCAGGAGGCTGTGATTGCAGAAAAAGTACCTGGCACTCAGGAAGAGCTCAATAAAAATGTACAGCATTGCTGAGCTGTCTGGTCTAATGTCCTCATTTCTTTGCAGTTAGAGAAATAGGCAGAGAGGGCCAGGCACCTGCCGGGTCTATAAAGGGCTAGGTTGGTCCCGAATCCTGTCTGGGATCCTCAAGCCCATCCCCTCACCTCTTGTTTCAAGTGACTTGGTCCAGCTCCTCCTAGGCAGATGACCTCTCCAcctggaggcagggctgggggacaGGATCCCCAGAGGCTGCCCAGCTTTGTGACTAGGTAGGTGTGGCCCTGGTTTCCTGGACTGTCGGCCAAGCAGCTGCTCTGTGACAGAGGGCCACACCCAGCCCTGGGAGGGGTCAGGGGGCAGTGGGCAGCTGCCACACTGGGACGCAGCGGTAGGTGCCTGAGGAGGATGGCGTGCCTGggtctcctcctccttttcctcctcctcttcctcctggccAGCACCGCGGCCCAGGGGGAGTACGGCGTGGTCCACGTGGTGTCGGACAACTGGAGCAAGGACTACTGCATTCTCTTCCGCTCCGACTACGTCACCCTGCCCCGGGACCTGCAGCACGCCCCACTCCTGCCCCTGCACGATGGCACGGGCTCACCCTGGTGCCCAGGCCAGGACTCCTCCCACCAGGCCCACCCAGACGGCTCCGCCAGCCAGCGGCCCCTCCACCGGACCACCGCCATGGTCATGAGGGGCAACTGCAGCTTCTACGACAAGGGCTGGCTGGCTCAGGGCCGAGGCGCCCACGGGTTGCTCATCGTGAGCCGGGTCAGCGGCCAACAGTGCTCAGACATCACCCCGGCGGCCCAGAACCCCCGCAAGCCCCTCCCAGACCTCACCATCCCCGTGGCCGTGCTCCGCTACACCGACATGCTGGACATCCTCAGCCACACCCATGGGGGCAACGGGGTCCACGTGGCCTTGTACGCCCCCCCAGAGCCCATCCTCGACTACAACATGGTGGTCATCTTCCTCCTGGCCGTGGGCACCGTGGCCGTGGGCGGCTACTGGGCCGGCGTGACTGAGGCTGACCGGCTGCAGCGGCGCCGGGCGCGAGGGGGCGGGGGGCCCGGCGGTCACCCTCCACGGGGAGCCCTGGCGGCCCGGCGGGGGCCCAGAGAAGACGACGAGGAGTCGCCGGTGGACTTCACGCCGGCCATGACGGGCGCGGTGGTCACCATGTCCTGCTCCATCATGCTGCTGCTCTATTTCTTCTACGACTGCTTCGTCTACGTCATGATCGCCATCTTCGGGCTGGGCGCGGGCACCGGCCTCTACAGCTGCCTGCTGCCCGTGGTGCGCCACCTGCCCGTGTGGCGGGACCAGTGGCTCCTGCCCGGCCGCCGAGCCTGTCTGCagctgcccctgctgctgctggctggccTGTGCCTGGTGGTGACGGTCCTCTGGGTCGCCTACCGGAACGAGGACCGCTGGGCGTGGCTGCTGCAGGACACGCTGGGCGTGGCCTACTGCCTCTTCGTCCTACGGCGCATGCGCCTGCCCACCCTCAAGAGCTGCGCCTCCTTCCTGCTGGCCCTGCTAGTCTTCGACGTGTTCTTCGTCTTCGTCACACCGTTGCTCACCAGGACCGGCGAGAGCATCATGGTTGGGGTGGCCTCGGGCCCGGCAGATTCCTTGAGCCATGAGAGGCTGCCCATGGTCCTCAAGGTGCCCCGGCTAAGCTTCTCGGCCTTGACCCTGTGTGACCAGCCCTTCTCTATCCTCGGCTTCGGTGACATCGTGGTCCCCGGCTTCCTGGTGGCCTACTGTCACCGCTTTGATGTGCATATACGCTCACAGCAGGTCTACTTCGTGGCCTGCACAGTGGCCTATGCTGTGGGCCTGCTGGTCACCTTCTTTGCCATGGCCCTCATGCAGATGGGCCAGCCTGCCCTGCTCTACCTGGTGTCCAGCACGCTGCTCACCAGCCTGGCTGTGGCCGCCTGCCGCCAAGAGCTCACCCTCTTCTGGACAGGCCAGGTTAGGGCCAAGGCCGTCGCCCGGCCTGTGCCAGGGCTCTGCGGCGCCCCTTCAGTTGGTTCTGAGCGGAAGCGGGAGCATGCAGCAGACAGCCACAGAGCCTTCGAGCTCGAGGGGGCCACCATCTCCACCCTGGCAGGAGACTTAGATAGCAGCCTTGGGGAGGGCACGGCTGAGACTGTCACCATATCTGAGGATGAAGCGACCAGTCCAGAAGGCCACAGTGACAGCTCTGAGGGCTGGAGTGATGCCAACCTGGAGCCCGATGACCTGTCGAGTACCCCTTCTGGGGTCTCAGAGGAGTTCTTACCACTGATGCCAACCGCCATGCTGATACCGCTCAGGCCGCCGCCCTCGGAGCTGGGCCGGGCCCTGGCCCAGGCCCATGAGGCCAGCCTGCCCTGTACAGGCTTCCACAAGAGGAAGGGCCTTAAAGTGAAGAAGAGCATGTTGACCCAAGATCCCTTGTGAACCAGGAACCCTGGGACATGTGCCTCTAGAGTATCACAGAGCAAAGCCACGTGTGACAAAAAATAAATTGGGGCATTTAGAATATTCTGTATCTACCCACAGAGCTTCTTTGTTAGAACTGTAAGGAAGCAGTTCACGTAGAGCCTGCAGGGTCCTTGGGACAGACCACATCTGTCTGTCTCTGCAGCCCAACCCCAGCCTCATTGCCCATCTTTTTCTCATGCTCAGGTCCAATCAAACCATTACTGTTCCTTGCTTATGCCACGTCCTCTCCTTGtctctttgcacatgctgtttcctCTAGCTGAGACACCCTTCCCACCCCAGACAGAAATGCTGAAGCCCAGATGAAACATTTCTAAGCAGCCTTTCAGCGTCAGCTCACATCCACCCTTCCTGCTAAGCATCCTTGCTCTACAAGCATCCTGGACAGCAacatcacacccagtgtgtgccTGCTGTCATCCACCTGTTGCATCCACAGACATCAAGTATGCAGCTGTTGTGTACCCCACCCTGTTGGTGGGCACAGAGGGAGTCTGCTGTCCAGCTGGTGGAAGGTTGGGGGATGGAGAACAGATAAGAAACAACTTGAGAATCATCTCAAAACAGAGATGGAGAGGTTGGAGCTGGAGCGAAAGAATTTAGGAGACCATGGCTTTAGTTCCCACGCTTCCTTCACTGACCTTGGATAATGAACTGCTCTCTTAACCCCTTTGAGGCTTAGGAGTCTCATCCTCAACGTGAGACTTATAATACCATGTCTGTCTGGATTCAGGAGCATGGACAAGATGACCTCTTGAGGACCCCACAATTCCTTAAGCTTTAGAGTATGTTTATATGTTGCTTAAGCAGAGGAAACAAACTCTGAGGTGAGGGAAGTCTTGCAGAGGAGTCTATGTGGGAAGGGTAGTGTGGGAAAAGACAATGGTTAGAGTTTGGAAGCCAGCAGCCTACCAGAAATTCCAGCTCCACCGCTGATCTGTCCTGTGTCACTGAAGCAAGTGATTTAAACTCgtggtgcctcagtttcttcacctgttgAATGGGATAATAATGGGACCTACCGTGGTTTGGGGGAAGTCTGACTGCATTGGCTTACATAAGAGCACGAATGCAGTGCGTGTAGGGAGAGCAATGTGAATGTTAACTCTGTTTATATTATGCCCCTTTGTGAACGGAGCCGAAAGAGTCAAATCCAACTCCTACAAGCCTTTGAGTTCTGATGCCAGTTTCCTTCCCTCCACACCCAGCATGCCTGCCCTGACCACCACCAGGGTGCACACGCcagcccccaccacacacatcttccttctctccccaggGCCTTCCCACCTGCTGGGTCCTCTACATACAACTTTCTAGTCCTCCCACCCCCAGAATCGGGTCTGACCAGTTTCTTGTCCTTCCAGCCCCAGCCTCAGGGAGGCCTTCCTTGAtgacctttctttaaaaaaaaaaaaaaaaagaattaaaaaaaatatttatttatctggccgtgctgggtcttagttgcaacctgtggaatctagttccctgaccaggaatcaaacccccaggtcccctgcattaggagctcagagtcttagccactggatctccagggagaTCCCTGATGACCTTTCCTAAAGCATCTGCCAGCCCTAATCATATCGCTCTATACCCGGTTCATTAGTTTTCTCGTCTCCCCCAGTCACATCAACTTGGTGAGGGCAGGGGCCTTCTATCTTATTCATCTGTGTGGAGCAGGGCCTGGTATGTAGCAGGTGCTTGATTTATGTTTGTTGGAGAAATGAATGGGTGAATCGTTGAATGGATGAATCAGTGACTCCTGGGCAAAGCCTGGCCACTGCCCGCAGGTTGGACCCAGACAATGAAGTGAATCTGTGCAAGCGAGGCAGCCCTCCTGGGAATCCTCGCCCATCACAGTCCGGGTTGTCGTCTAGACCATCCCCCTCCGCAACCACAAGAGTGTGAGCCAAGATGGGTCTGTTCTCAACCCACCTCACTGAATTCTTAAAGCGGTTGtaacgaatgaatgaatgggttgaTGCAGCATGAAGAGGTGGTGCCGTGGTGAAGACTCCtgctgccaatgcgggagatgcaggagacgcagtttcTATCCTTGGATCAGAAGGATCTCATAgaggagaaaacggcaacccactcctcttcttacctggagaatcccatgaacagaggagcctggagggcttcagtccatggggtcgccaagagttggacacaacttagcagacACGCACGAACATGAAGGAAGACCTCAGGCCTCCTCCCTGGGGTCCTGCAGAGCCTTGGGCAGTGTGGAGATGAGACTCTGAGGGGTCTGGTTGcaccctgggggtggggaggaagagggcCAGGCAGGTGGGGGGTGCAGGTAAAGGACATCTCACAGAAAGCCCCACTCACTGGGGAGGAAGCGCAGCTCCTCGTCAGACAGCACCTGAAGGCCAGGTCTGGACAAGAGCCGAGCGAGGAACACGGGCCAGGACACTGACCGGAGGTGTGGGCAGCCCCTCCCGCTGGAGTCAGCGACCATCTggcctggacagaggggcctccGCAGGCTCTGGCTTCCCCCTGAGCTGAGGCTGCCTCCCCGCTGCCGACCTGCGTCACTGGACCTGCCAAGGGTGGTCTGCACCCCTCTGCCAGGCCTGAGGCCGAGGGCTGGCAGAGCAGAGGGCTCTTGGTCCCTCTCACCACCTAaactggggcagggggtggggagtgggcggGGGCAAGAGAGCTCCTCTGTACCGGGAACTTGCAGTCAGGGCGGCTCTAAGGATGCAGGTTCAGAGCTCCCTGCAGCAGGATGATGCCTGCCTCCAAGGAGAAGATTCTCAAGGGGAGGGTCTGAGGAGGGAAGccaccccaccccgctcccaCTCGCCATGTCCAAACAGATTCGGGGAAGAATGAATCCGATTCTGTTCTCGCTGTTCCACCCAGCAGAAGCAGGCATTTAGAGGACattttgtctataaaatggggagagTGGCCCTACCCACCCCGGGGCACTGTGCTGAGCGTTCAACCCTCCAGAGCAGGGGCTGAGCCTGGGCTCCAGAAACCTTGCAGCGCTGCTGCACCCGCTGCTCCTGCCCTGACCCCAGGGCCAGGATCCTCTTTAGGCTGCAGGCTCCGCTTCCCTTTGCCAGCCAGCTTCTCAGGGATTGGGTTGAATCCAGTGGCTGGACCAAGCTGTCACCTGTCAAGAGGTGCCCAGAGCCAGCAGCTCCCACCTGAATACCTGAGGGACACGGGACTCCACACATGTTACcatacactctcacacacacacacacacacacacacacacgggtacacacacaaacatgcacacacatccgTCCTGCACCCTCAGGCAAATAATGATAGGTCAAGACGAAGCAGGACCAGGGCCTGGCCATCTCCCTGGGGCTGGCAGAGAGGCGGCAGGCACGCCTGCACCCCAGTCTGATGGCTCTTCTGCCCTCACCTCgctccttctctttcccttttgcaCTCTGAACTCCGTCTCAGCATCTGCAGAGCCCAACCTGTGCCAGGTGAAACCTAAAatagggggaattccctggcagtccagtagttaggagtccatactttcactgctgagggcccaggtttgactcctggtccaggaactaagatcccacaaaaacaaacaaaaaacatattaaagggatttccctggtggtccagtggttaagagaccATCTGcagggcaggggacacagttcCGATCCTTGGACCAGGAAGCTCCTACACGCTgtggagcgactaagcacgcgCGCCACTACTACTGAAGCCCGTATGCCCTAGCGCCTGTGCTCCACGAGAGACGCCACCGCAGTGGGGAGCCTGCACACGGCAACgaaaagtagcccctgcttgctgcacctgcagaaagcccacatgcagcaacggagacccagcgcagccataaacaaaataactaattttttaaaagttaagataGGACCAGAGCAAGAATGAACTCCTGAGCCACGTCCAGGCCTCCAGGTGGCCAGTCTCTGCTCAGGGGCTGGGCTGTGCTCAGGCtacccagaaagaatgaacagtcACAGCCTAGGGATTTTTTTAGTTAACGAGAAGTTTGGTGCTGGAGCTTCTGGCTTCCCTTGACAGTGAGAACCAGCAAGGACTGAGAGATGCTCTATTCCACAGATGAGGAAAGGAAAGCCCAGAGAGGGTCAGGAACTGCCCAATGTCACACAGCAATGGGGCAGCAGAAATAGAACACAGCTCTGGTCTTCTATCTCCTAGCCCAGCAGCCGG
Coding sequences within it:
- the SPPL2C gene encoding signal peptide peptidase-like 2C — protein: MACLGLLLLFLLLFLLASTAAQGEYGVVHVVSDNWSKDYCILFRSDYVTLPRDLQHAPLLPLHDGTGSPWCPGQDSSHQAHPDGSASQRPLHRTTAMVMRGNCSFYDKGWLAQGRGAHGLLIVSRVSGQQCSDITPAAQNPRKPLPDLTIPVAVLRYTDMLDILSHTHGGNGVHVALYAPPEPILDYNMVVIFLLAVGTVAVGGYWAGVTEADRLQRRRARGGGGPGGHPPRGALAARRGPREDDEESPVDFTPAMTGAVVTMSCSIMLLLYFFYDCFVYVMIAIFGLGAGTGLYSCLLPVVRHLPVWRDQWLLPGRRACLQLPLLLLAGLCLVVTVLWVAYRNEDRWAWLLQDTLGVAYCLFVLRRMRLPTLKSCASFLLALLVFDVFFVFVTPLLTRTGESIMVGVASGPADSLSHERLPMVLKVPRLSFSALTLCDQPFSILGFGDIVVPGFLVAYCHRFDVHIRSQQVYFVACTVAYAVGLLVTFFAMALMQMGQPALLYLVSSTLLTSLAVAACRQELTLFWTGQVRAKAVARPVPGLCGAPSVGSERKREHAADSHRAFELEGATISTLAGDLDSSLGEGTAETVTISEDEATSPEGHSDSSEGWSDANLEPDDLSSTPSGVSEEFLPLMPTAMLIPLRPPPSELGRALAQAHEASLPCTGFHKRKGLKVKKSMLTQDPL